A single genomic interval of Homo sapiens chromosome 7, GRCh38.p14 Primary Assembly harbors:
- the SSMEM1 gene encoding serine-rich single-pass membrane protein 1 isoform X1 gives MLLKMSEDKKDEGSGTSTSVRKASKETSCKRQSKDSAWDPSQTMKKPKQNQLTPVTNSEVALVNAYPEQRRARRQSQFNEVNQNQHDSDTTEYGSEESNSEASSWKESESEHHPSPDSIKRRKMAQRQRNLGSYQMSERHCLHCKALRTNEWLAHHSRQKPSVTPPMKRDSQEESSISDINKKFSKF, from the exons ATGTCTGAGGATAAAAAGGATGAAGGCAGTGGGACAAGTACTTCAGTAAGGAAAG CAAGCAAAGAGACTTCCTGTAAGCGGCAAAGCAAAGACAGTGCCTGGGATCCCTCACAAACAATGAAGAAACCAAAGCAGAACCAACTTACCCCTGTAACCAACTCAGAAGTGGCTTTGGTCAATGCCTATCCTGAACAAAGACGAGCCAGGCGCCAGTCTCAGTTCAATGAGGTGAACCAGAACCAACATGACAGTGATACTACGGAGTATGGCAGTGAAGAGTCTAACTCAGAAGCCTCCTCGTGGAAGGAGAGTGAAAGTGAACACCACCCATCACCAGACAGTATTAAGAGGAGAAAAATGGCTCAGAGGCAAAGGAATCTGGGAAGTTACCAAATGAGCGAAAGGCACTGCCTCCACTGCAAAGCCTTGAGAACCAACGAATGGTTGGCGCACCATTCCCGACAGAAGCCTTCAGTAACACCGCCAATGAAAAGAGACagtcaagaggaaagttccatATCTGACATTAACAAGAAATTtagtaaattttga
- the SSMEM1 gene encoding serine-rich single-pass membrane protein 1 isoform X2 produces MSEDKKDEGSGTSTSVRKASKETSCKRQSKDSAWDPSQTMKKPKQNQLTPVTNSEVALVNAYPEQRRARRQSQFNEVNQNQHDSDTTEYGSEESNSEASSWKESESEHHPSPDSIKRRKMAQRQRNLGSYQMSERHCLHCKALRTNEWLAHHSRQKPSVTPPMKRDSQEESSISDINKKFSKF; encoded by the exons ATGTCTGAGGATAAAAAGGATGAAGGCAGTGGGACAAGTACTTCAGTAAGGAAAG CAAGCAAAGAGACTTCCTGTAAGCGGCAAAGCAAAGACAGTGCCTGGGATCCCTCACAAACAATGAAGAAACCAAAGCAGAACCAACTTACCCCTGTAACCAACTCAGAAGTGGCTTTGGTCAATGCCTATCCTGAACAAAGACGAGCCAGGCGCCAGTCTCAGTTCAATGAGGTGAACCAGAACCAACATGACAGTGATACTACGGAGTATGGCAGTGAAGAGTCTAACTCAGAAGCCTCCTCGTGGAAGGAGAGTGAAAGTGAACACCACCCATCACCAGACAGTATTAAGAGGAGAAAAATGGCTCAGAGGCAAAGGAATCTGGGAAGTTACCAAATGAGCGAAAGGCACTGCCTCCACTGCAAAGCCTTGAGAACCAACGAATGGTTGGCGCACCATTCCCGACAGAAGCCTTCAGTAACACCGCCAATGAAAAGAGACagtcaagaggaaagttccatATCTGACATTAACAAGAAATTtagtaaattttga